From the bacterium genome, one window contains:
- a CDS encoding ATP-binding protein: MELGFAALEELRRFVAEILKGQSGSLRRYFNPDIHGFQHTGGENKTSPSIASTGTCVVALLATGRWNDKEAPWHDDAPELAAAILSKEWTSAALAANNVFSVAWVLETITALENAGIDLRLDGKAKQRISQAEEILVASLEDGSAAIEDYPASAYVTQLAVRVLVRRQKLENADRVREWALTQITMQIALILSKSSALDVYTLAYATILFAALSEPAKVSPQEKRIVDTAIEQLFASQLPDGSWPRSRPLFHYPRAGNAYCFEYEMLVQLLETSALQENLLRHMHSLRDAAYALTRSAFQLDDDLNRGWASGHHPNLKGPESWSTASVFHFLYSLDRLIAEAVRRATFTYLDRVYTQPSRPKPTFADFAPLLWDSEVTFPDAHTESLKKTLFERFVEPIARGATEVELGRPLPKGTKMSAILFGPPGTSKTQLAKHISEFLGWPLLEVDPSHLVREGMDRIQKEANALFSMIEAAERVVVFLDEFDEMVRDRSVAGSEAESRFLTTAMLPKLSRINDRRRVVFLLATNYIDNFDFAISRPGRFDVILQVMPPTTSEKMANHKDVADKLRGLGINLGTGIHDKLAELTFGEFERLAADIRLASDQQAAIAAIELAHAQCTLQRHLGGSSPPAGDETWAERSKAQHRYVRS, encoded by the coding sequence ATGGAGCTAGGTTTTGCCGCGCTCGAGGAGCTGAGGCGGTTCGTTGCTGAGATTCTTAAAGGACAGTCCGGCTCCCTAAGGCGGTACTTCAATCCCGACATACACGGGTTTCAGCACACCGGCGGCGAAAATAAGACCTCCCCGTCCATCGCCAGTACCGGCACCTGTGTGGTTGCGTTGCTGGCCACCGGGCGTTGGAACGACAAGGAGGCACCGTGGCACGACGACGCCCCCGAACTCGCTGCCGCGATACTCTCAAAAGAGTGGACCAGTGCGGCGTTGGCCGCCAACAACGTGTTTAGCGTTGCATGGGTGCTTGAGACCATCACCGCCTTGGAGAATGCCGGGATAGACCTGCGCCTTGACGGAAAAGCCAAGCAACGGATCAGTCAAGCTGAGGAGATCCTCGTCGCTTCATTGGAGGATGGAAGTGCCGCAATCGAAGATTACCCCGCGTCAGCTTACGTAACGCAGCTGGCGGTCCGTGTGCTTGTGCGCCGCCAGAAGCTTGAGAACGCCGACCGCGTCCGGGAATGGGCACTTACCCAAATAACCATGCAAATCGCGCTGATTCTGAGTAAGAGCAGCGCATTGGATGTGTATACGCTCGCGTATGCGACAATTCTTTTTGCAGCACTCTCTGAGCCTGCGAAGGTTTCGCCGCAGGAAAAGCGTATTGTAGATACTGCCATTGAGCAGCTCTTTGCGTCCCAACTTCCAGATGGAAGCTGGCCACGAAGTCGGCCGTTGTTTCACTATCCGAGGGCGGGTAACGCCTACTGCTTTGAATACGAAATGCTAGTACAACTGCTCGAGACGTCGGCGTTGCAGGAAAACCTGTTGCGCCATATGCATTCCCTCAGAGACGCTGCATATGCACTTACCCGGAGCGCATTCCAGCTCGACGACGATCTCAACCGAGGGTGGGCTTCCGGCCATCATCCAAACTTAAAGGGACCGGAGTCATGGTCCACCGCATCGGTCTTCCACTTCCTATACTCGCTTGATCGTCTGATCGCGGAAGCAGTTCGGCGAGCGACCTTCACCTATTTGGATCGCGTCTACACCCAACCATCTAGGCCGAAGCCGACTTTCGCCGATTTCGCCCCACTTCTGTGGGATTCGGAGGTAACCTTCCCGGATGCGCACACGGAATCGCTTAAGAAAACTCTCTTCGAGCGTTTCGTCGAGCCTATAGCGCGAGGTGCCACAGAGGTCGAACTGGGCCGGCCACTGCCGAAAGGCACGAAGATGTCAGCCATATTGTTTGGCCCACCTGGAACATCCAAGACCCAGTTAGCTAAGCATATTTCTGAGTTTTTGGGCTGGCCACTTCTTGAGGTAGACCCGTCTCATTTGGTTCGCGAGGGAATGGATAGGATCCAAAAGGAAGCGAATGCGCTATTCAGCATGATTGAGGCTGCGGAGCGTGTAGTCGTGTTTTTGGACGAATTTGATGAAATGGTGCGGGACCGTTCGGTCGCTGGATCAGAGGCGGAGTCCCGCTTCCTCACAACGGCTATGCTGCCAAAGCTTAGCAGGATCAATGATCGGCGACGCGTGGTCTTTCTCCTGGCGACGAACTATATCGATAACTTCGATTTTGCGATCAGTCGTCCTGGGCGATTTGACGTTATTCTTCAGGTGATGCCGCCCACGACGAGCGAGAAGATGGCGAACCACAAGGATGTGGCGGACAAGCTACGGGGTCTCGGCATAAACTTGGGTACCGGTATCCATGATAAGTTGGCGGAGTTGACATTTGGTGAGTTCGAACGTCTCGCGGCGGACATACGATTGGCCTCTGACCAACAAGCGGCAATCGCAGCTATAGAGTTGGCGCACGCGCAGTGTACTCTACAGCGACATTTGGGTGGGTCTTCTCCTCCAGCCGGCGACGAAACGTGGGCGGAACGATCAAAGGCTCAGCATAGATACGTCCGGAGCTGA
- a CDS encoding type IV secretion system DNA-binding domain-containing protein — protein sequence MSDPDQLPPERLTATELLTLQFYGWERRGRGWDLYDSPVSIEPPFTPFFRRLANAGSTRPPDDGRKATWLTTIAERLREYWNAPAAPVTPVASDEEPAGVEYDLDLDTRWTELAVVLPAGCDVNREAAEQLVVSLSTCPSPISFEMIGTPEAIVVQLACHQAEADVVMQQVGAYFPDAIVEERCGFLDRAWRRAAWYEELLVDFGLSDEFMRPVKTFRNFSVDPLISLAGALGDTRSGEAAVLQVLFRSCQHPWSPSILRSVADGEGGSFFLDAPEMLPLAKQKISRPLTAVLIRAGAKSGVRGRAEKLMRGLARALGQFADPTSNGLIPLTNDNYAHEAHERDLLHRHSHRSGMILNTEELVGLVHPPSASIRLAKLDRERRKTKAAPATVVGHELLLGENRHAGKAMPVTLSAEQRSRHIYLIGASGTGKSTLLLNLIAQDLRSGQGIGVLDPHGDLIDAVLGLVPAERYDDVVLLDPSDDQFPVGFNILSAHSELERTLLASDLAAIFRRFSTSFGDQMQAVLSNAILAILDNDRGGTLLDLRRFLVEKPFRDEYLRSVTDPEIQYYFQREFSLLKGSPQAPILTRLNTFLRPKPIRYMVAQREGLDFSTIMNGGKIFLAKLSHGLIGEENSHLLGALLVTKFHQLAMGRQEMAAAGRRPFTLYIDEFHNFVTPSVASILSAARKYRLGLVLAHQEMRQLWDQDAAVGSAVLTNPCTRICFRVGDWDAKKLAEGFSSFTATDLQSLGVGEAICRVERAEHDFTLTTPPPPTVEPSVAEAHREEILRRSRARYARPRAEVEALLDAARTEAQAANVPNRPPRPAPMEPPRSVPSQSAPAPTLTPVDTPVRPSAEKKAPPSAASSTPLLGRGGRQHKYLQHLVKRLAEDRGYRAVIEQPILAGAGSVDVSLEKGERRIACEISVTTETDHEIDNIQKCLAGGYETVVALSSDAKVVRRLKERAAPVLGPETFSRVRFLQPEDLVLFLDELAAGEASGETTVRGYRVKRRYQPVSPEQAELRKQAIAKVLGRTRR from the coding sequence ATGTCGGACCCGGACCAGCTGCCGCCTGAGCGCCTCACTGCGACCGAGCTCCTGACGCTCCAGTTCTACGGCTGGGAGCGCCGCGGGCGCGGCTGGGATCTGTACGACAGCCCGGTCTCCATAGAGCCGCCGTTCACGCCCTTCTTCCGTCGACTCGCAAACGCTGGGAGCACCCGTCCGCCCGACGACGGGCGCAAGGCAACCTGGCTGACCACGATTGCGGAGAGGCTGAGGGAGTACTGGAACGCGCCCGCGGCACCTGTAACGCCCGTCGCGAGCGACGAGGAGCCGGCGGGTGTCGAATACGACCTCGACCTCGACACGCGATGGACAGAGTTGGCGGTCGTCCTACCCGCCGGTTGCGACGTGAATCGCGAAGCGGCTGAACAGCTCGTGGTCTCGCTCAGCACCTGCCCGTCGCCTATCAGTTTCGAGATGATCGGCACGCCTGAGGCGATCGTCGTCCAGCTCGCCTGTCACCAGGCCGAAGCGGATGTGGTGATGCAGCAGGTCGGCGCCTATTTTCCCGATGCCATCGTTGAGGAGCGCTGTGGTTTTCTCGATCGCGCCTGGCGCCGTGCCGCCTGGTACGAAGAGCTGCTCGTCGACTTCGGGCTCTCCGATGAGTTCATGCGGCCGGTGAAGACGTTCCGCAACTTCTCGGTCGACCCGTTGATCTCGCTTGCCGGCGCACTGGGCGATACCCGAAGCGGCGAAGCTGCCGTGCTTCAGGTGCTCTTCCGGTCGTGTCAGCATCCCTGGAGTCCGAGTATTCTCCGCTCCGTGGCGGACGGGGAGGGCGGTTCGTTCTTCCTCGATGCGCCAGAGATGCTCCCGCTCGCCAAGCAGAAGATCTCCCGACCGCTTACCGCGGTTTTGATCCGTGCTGGGGCGAAGAGCGGCGTCCGTGGTCGCGCCGAGAAGTTGATGCGCGGCCTCGCGCGCGCGCTTGGGCAGTTCGCCGATCCCACCTCGAACGGGCTTATCCCACTTACAAACGACAACTATGCCCATGAGGCGCACGAGCGAGACCTCCTGCACCGCCACTCACACCGGAGCGGCATGATCCTGAACACGGAGGAGCTGGTTGGTCTCGTGCACCCGCCCTCTGCATCGATCCGCCTCGCGAAGCTCGATCGCGAGCGGCGGAAGACCAAGGCGGCGCCGGCGACGGTCGTTGGTCACGAGCTCCTCCTGGGCGAGAACCGGCATGCCGGCAAGGCCATGCCGGTCACTCTGAGTGCCGAGCAGCGCAGCCGGCACATATACCTGATCGGCGCCTCGGGCACGGGCAAGTCGACTCTGCTCTTGAATCTCATCGCGCAGGATCTTCGGAGCGGCCAGGGTATTGGCGTGCTTGATCCGCACGGCGACCTGATCGATGCCGTCCTCGGGCTCGTGCCTGCGGAGCGCTACGACGACGTGGTCCTTCTCGATCCGTCGGATGATCAGTTCCCGGTCGGGTTCAACATCCTCTCGGCGCACTCCGAGCTTGAGCGCACGCTCCTCGCCTCTGATCTGGCAGCGATCTTCCGGCGCTTCTCGACCTCCTTCGGCGATCAGATGCAGGCGGTGCTCTCGAACGCCATCCTCGCCATCCTCGACAACGACCGCGGCGGCACGCTCCTCGACCTGCGCCGCTTCCTCGTAGAGAAGCCATTCCGCGACGAGTACCTCCGGAGCGTCACGGATCCGGAGATCCAGTACTACTTCCAGCGCGAGTTCTCGCTCCTCAAGGGCTCACCTCAGGCGCCGATCCTCACGCGCCTCAATACCTTCCTGCGCCCGAAGCCGATCCGCTACATGGTAGCGCAACGCGAAGGACTGGACTTCTCGACGATCATGAACGGCGGGAAGATCTTCCTCGCCAAGCTCTCCCACGGACTGATCGGCGAGGAGAACTCGCATCTGCTCGGCGCGCTACTCGTCACCAAATTCCACCAGCTCGCGATGGGGCGGCAGGAGATGGCAGCAGCCGGCCGGCGACCGTTCACGCTCTACATCGACGAGTTCCACAATTTCGTGACGCCGAGTGTTGCCTCGATCCTTTCCGCCGCACGGAAGTACCGGCTGGGGCTGGTTCTCGCCCATCAGGAGATGCGGCAGCTCTGGGACCAGGATGCAGCAGTCGGCAGCGCCGTCCTCACGAACCCCTGCACCCGGATCTGCTTCCGCGTCGGCGATTGGGACGCGAAGAAGCTCGCCGAGGGGTTTTCGTCGTTTACCGCGACTGATCTCCAGAGTCTCGGCGTCGGCGAAGCGATCTGCCGCGTCGAGCGGGCCGAGCATGACTTCACACTCACGACCCCTCCGCCGCCAACGGTGGAGCCGTCGGTTGCGGAGGCTCATCGCGAGGAGATCCTCCGCCGGTCGAGAGCGCGATACGCCAGACCCCGCGCCGAAGTCGAGGCGCTCTTGGATGCTGCACGGACCGAAGCACAGGCAGCAAATGTGCCGAACCGACCACCGCGACCCGCCCCGATGGAACCGCCGCGGTCCGTGCCGTCGCAATCCGCGCCTGCTCCGACACTGACGCCGGTAGATACTCCGGTGCGTCCAAGTGCCGAGAAGAAGGCGCCGCCTTCTGCTGCCAGTTCCACGCCGCTGCTCGGTCGCGGAGGGCGCCAGCACAAGTATCTCCAGCATCTCGTGAAGCGACTCGCTGAGGACCGCGGCTACCGGGCGGTGATCGAGCAGCCGATCCTTGCCGGCGCTGGCAGCGTCGACGTGTCTCTGGAGAAGGGCGAGCGACGGATCGCCTGCGAGATCTCGGTCACGACCGAGACCGATCACGAGATCGACAACATCCAGAAGTGCCTGGCCGGCGGGTATGAAACGGTCGTGGCGCTCTCGTCGGATGCGAAGGTCGTTCGCCGACTCAAGGAACGCGCGGCACCCGTCCTCGGGCCGGAAACCTTCTCTCGTGTCCGCTTCCTGCAGCCGGAGGATCTGGTGCTCTTCCTCGACGAGCTCGCCGCCGGCGAGGCGAGCGGCGAAACGACGGTCCGTGGCTACCGAGTGAAACGGCGGTACCAGCCAGTCAGTCCGGAGCAAGCCGAGCTGAGGAAGCAGGCGATTGCGAAGGTGCTCGGGCGAACGCGCAGATAG
- a CDS encoding SWIM zinc finger family protein, which produces MIHDEARDERAHNAALVIAGTADGFRVHAPAEPRKIYLVSGVPEELQCNCPEFGLHRREPGWRCRHILAVHDRFFGGSGADHDPHAARERAAIQDEGSPQNGNGTRPPGGAAQMLLKRSASPDGRIDSLSVEFSCPVDDVPSGTIQTTARRMLQLQAAIISEFVKSPMEPTNGSQPGNGTHRNGSRNDPVPARLLAIGGMPGKWGRRLFITVDVDGETTRIFGNRKQLGDALVAAGHAALVRNIAEGVSLNVGCRVVAKPTDDGRYLNIVEVHPAEERRQ; this is translated from the coding sequence ATGATCCATGACGAAGCACGGGATGAGCGCGCCCATAACGCCGCGCTCGTAATCGCGGGGACCGCTGATGGTTTCCGCGTCCATGCTCCGGCAGAGCCGAGGAAGATCTACCTCGTCTCGGGCGTGCCAGAGGAGCTGCAGTGCAACTGTCCAGAGTTCGGGCTGCACCGCCGAGAACCCGGCTGGCGATGCCGGCACATTCTGGCTGTCCACGACCGCTTCTTCGGCGGCAGCGGTGCCGATCACGATCCGCATGCTGCGCGCGAGCGGGCTGCGATCCAGGACGAAGGAAGTCCGCAGAACGGCAACGGCACGCGTCCGCCAGGGGGCGCCGCCCAGATGCTCTTGAAGCGGAGTGCCAGCCCCGACGGACGGATCGACTCTTTGTCGGTCGAGTTCTCGTGTCCGGTCGACGACGTCCCATCAGGAACGATTCAAACGACGGCCCGGCGCATGCTCCAGCTCCAAGCGGCCATCATCAGCGAGTTCGTGAAGTCGCCGATGGAGCCAACGAACGGCTCTCAACCTGGGAACGGAACGCATCGGAACGGCTCGCGCAACGATCCGGTCCCGGCGCGTCTCCTCGCGATCGGCGGCATGCCCGGCAAGTGGGGCCGGCGACTCTTCATCACCGTCGATGTTGACGGCGAGACCACCCGCATCTTCGGCAACCGCAAGCAGCTCGGCGACGCCCTCGTCGCTGCCGGACACGCCGCCCTCGTGAGAAACATCGCCGAGGGCGTGAGCCTCAATGTTGGCTGCCGCGTCGTGGCCAAGCCTACCGATGACGGCCGCTATCTGAACATCGTCGAGGTGCATCCGGCAGAGGAGCGTCGCCAATGA
- a CDS encoding DUF2958 domain-containing protein, translating to MELLPPELAATVPQLYSQEECGEEAPALVKFFTPWTSWTWYASEYDPNERLFFGVVVGHERELGYFSLDELEAIRGPGGLRVERDLYWTPKSLKECR from the coding sequence ATGGAACTTCTTCCACCCGAGCTCGCGGCAACCGTGCCGCAGCTCTACAGCCAGGAGGAGTGCGGCGAAGAAGCGCCGGCCCTGGTTAAGTTCTTCACACCCTGGACGAGCTGGACTTGGTACGCCTCGGAGTACGATCCCAACGAGCGGCTGTTCTTCGGCGTCGTCGTCGGCCACGAACGCGAGCTGGGATACTTTTCGCTCGACGAGTTGGAAGCGATCCGCGGTCCCGGAGGTCTACGCGTCGAACGCGATCTCTACTGGACGCCGAAGTCATTGAAGGAGTGCCGCTGA
- a CDS encoding type IV secretion system DNA-binding domain-containing protein: MIPHDRLTFIGRTDFRDSNQLFGIKTADRRFHMYVIGQTGTGKSSLLETLIRQDAAHGQGLAVLDPHGDLVERIVRHLPAHRRGDLVYLDAPDPTQPYGVNPLAGVPIVKRPLAASGLLEVMKKLWSDSWGPRLEHIVRNTFLALLDQPHATIADAMRLLSDDDYRRHAMTAVRSQPVRAFWLKEYEKYPAKFRLEAIAPIQNKVGAFLANPLLHRILTRAERMLDLRRIMDDGKILLVNLAKGRIGEDTATLLGALIVTSLGVAAMSRSDVAEDDRRDFFVYLDEFHAFTTLSLAGMLSELRKYGVGLVLAHQYLAQLDPLVREAILGNAGTIMSFRVGPEDADLLAQEFGPTFSALDMINLPNRHIYLKLMVDGVPSPPFSARTFRLPD; this comes from the coding sequence ATGATTCCGCACGACCGCCTCACCTTCATCGGCCGCACCGACTTCCGCGACTCGAATCAGCTCTTTGGCATCAAGACCGCCGACCGGCGGTTCCATATGTATGTGATCGGGCAGACCGGCACCGGGAAGTCGTCCCTGCTTGAAACACTCATCCGTCAGGACGCCGCGCACGGCCAAGGCTTGGCGGTTCTCGATCCACACGGCGATCTCGTCGAGCGGATCGTACGCCATTTGCCCGCACATCGACGTGGCGATCTCGTTTACCTCGATGCGCCCGATCCTACGCAGCCCTACGGCGTTAACCCGTTGGCTGGCGTGCCGATCGTCAAGCGACCCCTTGCCGCCTCAGGACTCCTCGAAGTGATGAAAAAACTCTGGTCTGACTCGTGGGGCCCGCGCCTTGAGCACATCGTGCGGAATACCTTCCTGGCGCTCCTCGACCAACCCCACGCCACGATTGCCGATGCTATGCGGTTGCTCTCAGACGACGACTACCGACGGCATGCGATGACCGCAGTGCGCAGCCAGCCGGTCCGAGCCTTCTGGCTCAAGGAGTACGAGAAGTACCCGGCAAAGTTCCGGCTCGAAGCGATCGCTCCGATCCAGAACAAAGTCGGCGCCTTTCTCGCCAATCCGCTCCTCCACCGCATTCTCACCAGGGCCGAGCGGATGCTCGATCTCCGGCGGATCATGGATGACGGGAAGATCCTGCTCGTCAATCTCGCCAAGGGAAGAATCGGCGAGGATACGGCGACGCTCCTCGGCGCGCTCATCGTGACGAGCTTGGGAGTTGCGGCCATGAGCCGGAGCGATGTTGCCGAAGACGACCGCCGCGACTTCTTCGTCTACTTGGACGAATTCCACGCGTTCACCACGTTGAGCCTCGCCGGCATGCTATCGGAACTCAGGAAGTACGGCGTTGGCCTCGTGCTCGCGCACCAGTACCTGGCGCAGCTTGATCCGCTGGTCAGGGAAGCGATCCTCGGCAACGCCGGAACCATCATGAGCTTCCGCGTCGGGCCGGAGGATGCCGACCTGCTCGCCCAGGAGTTCGGGCCGACCTTCTCGGCGCTCGACATGATCAACCTCCCGAACCGGCACATCTACCTGAAGCTCATGGTGGACGGCGTGCCGTCGCCACCGTTCTCCGCCAGAACCTTCCGCCTCCCGGACTGA
- a CDS encoding MerR family transcriptional regulator has protein sequence MVDYLCRMDMVVPRGRRDRGKGRRRRYTFADLVLLRVLGQLLKCGVTVARLRKAIRALREEHDFGDPRSLPAQTLITDGRTIYLKSGTTLEDLTADGQYALAFVRIELVSTDLQKTIDGTTRARKRTPTIARPRARAAGAGQSIRTGP, from the coding sequence ATGGTAGACTACCTCTGTCGAATGGACATGGTGGTACCTCGGGGCCGCCGCGATCGCGGTAAGGGTCGACGGCGGCGATACACGTTCGCAGATCTGGTTCTGTTGCGGGTTCTTGGGCAGCTGCTGAAGTGCGGGGTAACAGTGGCCCGGCTCCGAAAAGCAATTCGCGCTCTGCGGGAGGAACACGACTTCGGTGACCCAAGGTCACTACCCGCGCAGACCCTGATCACGGATGGCAGAACGATTTACCTCAAGAGCGGCACTACGCTCGAAGATCTCACCGCAGATGGACAATACGCGCTGGCATTTGTCCGGATCGAGTTAGTCTCAACAGATCTCCAGAAAACGATTGACGGCACCACACGCGCACGGAAGCGCACGCCCACAATAGCGCGCCCACGAGCGAGAGCGGCAGGTGCTGGTCAAAGTATCCGCACTGGGCCCTGA
- the radC gene encoding DNA repair protein RadC has protein sequence MSDAELLATILGDPARVGFERLLAEYGDLRRLAAAHPLDWREAGMRKRAVLKLGALFELAKRYGETEWLAGQPFKGAYDVYAHYRERLAAEPVEFFIAVLLDNKHRKIRDTVVGQGSLTASIVHPRDVYSRIVRDAAAAVIFVHNHPSGDPTPSREDLDITRRLREVGDLIGVHVLDHVVIGKGRYVSFVDDGYW, from the coding sequence ATGAGCGATGCCGAGCTACTTGCAACGATCCTCGGAGATCCGGCCCGAGTAGGGTTCGAACGCCTGCTCGCCGAGTATGGTGATCTCCGCCGCCTAGCAGCTGCGCACCCGCTCGACTGGCGCGAAGCTGGCATGCGCAAACGTGCCGTGCTCAAGCTCGGCGCCCTATTTGAACTCGCCAAGCGTTACGGCGAAACCGAGTGGCTGGCGGGCCAACCCTTTAAGGGCGCGTACGATGTCTATGCTCACTACCGCGAGCGGCTTGCTGCGGAGCCGGTAGAGTTCTTCATCGCCGTGCTCCTTGACAACAAACACAGGAAGATCCGCGACACTGTCGTAGGTCAGGGATCACTAACCGCGTCGATCGTCCATCCGCGGGACGTCTACTCGCGCATCGTCCGCGACGCCGCGGCTGCGGTAATCTTCGTTCACAACCACCCGTCTGGAGATCCCACGCCAAGCCGGGAGGACCTCGACATCACCCGCCGGCTGCGTGAAGTCGGCGACCTCATCGGCGTGCACGTCCTTGACCATGTAGTGATCGGCAAAGGGCGCTACGTCTCCTTCGTCGACGACGGGTACTGGTGA
- a CDS encoding helix-turn-helix transcriptional regulator has protein sequence MDERELLGKRIQELRLARRISQEALAERMGVNAKYLGFIEQGRANPTLEVLFNVARSLKVEPVDLFNYAWLKLSDAEMRRKIKALADRTQGERLREMLALLKSREA, from the coding sequence ATGGACGAGCGGGAACTATTGGGGAAGCGGATTCAGGAGCTACGGTTGGCGCGGCGCATCTCTCAGGAAGCACTTGCCGAACGAATGGGCGTGAACGCCAAGTACCTCGGGTTCATCGAGCAGGGCCGGGCGAACCCGACGCTGGAAGTTCTCTTCAACGTCGCCCGTTCTCTTAAGGTCGAACCTGTCGACCTCTTCAACTACGCGTGGCTGAAGCTCTCAGACGCCGAAATGCGTCGAAAAATCAAGGCACTTGCCGACCGGACGCAAGGCGAGCGGCTGCGGGAGATGCTGGCTTTGCTGAAATCGCGCGAGGCGTAA
- a CDS encoding zinc-ribbon domain containing protein — protein sequence MAQWYTTSCDDCGDDLHICEDWDRPPRFCKACRERRAALWYDIACSQCGAAFRACREWEHELKYCRDCRQAIADRWYEKECAKCGGTMRVCRDWDQIPDYHSECAWYERDCEICGEPMRIHRAWDYPPRVHKECRVAMAAKWYEVECKHCGHAIPVNRDWNRVPEYHKECAWKETMCELCDRTLRIHRGWEKPPRFHKECWQSVAPQSVSCADCGNTFVISAGTQIFCKKNGYQLPRRCPECKHDALLIKGAVGALRDQLPFALETEIEQRGIVFTDKVAVVRNRRSGEMVAEVTMDTEGLISPRRVAVATDNQSSDVLGKTQDGSQGIIFRRRTADTYRPNSRQRTHRTKMVERGSIFPDTVAETTRTDRTGTTIVTRTRDIGLLCRKSVAVTTRDPPGS from the coding sequence ATGGCCCAGTGGTACACCACCTCCTGCGACGACTGCGGCGACGACCTCCATATCTGCGAGGATTGGGATCGGCCGCCGCGGTTCTGCAAAGCGTGTCGCGAGCGCCGCGCCGCCCTCTGGTACGACATCGCGTGCAGCCAATGCGGCGCCGCGTTCCGTGCCTGCCGTGAGTGGGAGCACGAACTGAAGTATTGCCGCGACTGCCGTCAGGCCATTGCCGACCGATGGTACGAGAAGGAGTGTGCAAAATGCGGCGGCACAATGCGGGTCTGCCGCGACTGGGATCAGATTCCCGACTACCACTCGGAGTGCGCCTGGTACGAGCGCGACTGCGAGATCTGCGGCGAGCCGATGCGGATACACCGCGCTTGGGATTACCCGCCGCGGGTTCACAAGGAATGTCGGGTGGCGATGGCCGCCAAGTGGTACGAGGTGGAGTGTAAGCACTGCGGCCACGCAATCCCCGTGAACCGCGACTGGAACCGAGTCCCCGAGTACCACAAGGAGTGCGCCTGGAAGGAAACGATGTGCGAACTGTGCGACCGTACTCTCCGCATCCATCGCGGATGGGAGAAGCCGCCGCGCTTCCACAAGGAATGCTGGCAATCTGTCGCGCCACAGAGCGTCTCGTGCGCCGACTGCGGCAACACCTTTGTGATCTCGGCCGGTACCCAGATCTTCTGCAAGAAGAACGGCTACCAGTTGCCCCGCCGCTGCCCCGAGTGCAAGCACGACGCGCTGCTCATCAAAGGCGCCGTCGGTGCGCTCCGCGACCAGCTCCCGTTCGCCCTGGAAACCGAAATCGAGCAGCGCGGCATTGTCTTCACCGACAAGGTTGCCGTCGTGCGGAACCGCCGCAGTGGAGAGATGGTAGCCGAGGTGACGATGGATACCGAAGGGCTGATCTCGCCAAGGCGAGTGGCCGTCGCCACCGACAACCAGAGCAGTGACGTCCTCGGGAAGACGCAGGACGGTTCACAGGGCATCATCTTCCGCCGGCGCACGGCGGACACCTACCGGCCCAATTCGCGGCAGCGCACCCATCGTACCAAAATGGTCGAGAGGGGAAGCATTTTCCCAGACACGGTTGCAGAGACGACGCGGACTGACCGAACCGGGACGACTATTGTGACTCGGACGAGGGACATCGGCCTTCTCTGTCGTAAGTCTGTAGCTGTGACCACTCGCGACCCTCCAGGATCGTAG